One Tolypothrix bouteillei VB521301 DNA window includes the following coding sequences:
- a CDS encoding HlyD family efflux transporter periplasmic adaptor subunit produces the protein MISHFKSDSLSFTQENDFLPPMSRWTTYGGMFILGVICLAVPVASVSKYKEVVKTEAVIRPAGELRIVQAATEGQIIGISVQENQPIKKGDVIATIDDSRLQTKKSQLQSSIQQAKLQLFQINSQIRALNNQIHAETDRINRTIASAEAELSGRVRSYQDKRMTTVAEVQEAEANVGISEEDLRKAHAELRSAQANLNAARSALIAARSKQNRYEMAAKVGALSKDQLEEAQLAASQQEQAVEGHKAAVEAQKQTIARLEQAVSASIARSQKVKVALNPSQSEIAIATERIAQEKAAGKASLATLDKERQALIAQRIEAQKQLDRDVRELQQVGMDIRQTIITAPSDGTIFKLSLRNSSQTVRSGEEIAQIAPSNSKLVAKSSVSAEEVSKVKVGQQVHLRISACPHPDYGTLKGKVTAISPDAISPQAQGANSNSGTTASKMVTGGAFYEVSIEPENLVLAQGKSQCLITLGMQGRADIISREETVLQFFMRKAKLIADF, from the coding sequence ATGATTAGCCACTTCAAATCCGATTCTCTATCCTTCACCCAAGAAAACGATTTTCTGCCCCCCATGAGTCGCTGGACAACCTACGGTGGAATGTTCATCTTAGGTGTCATATGTTTAGCAGTTCCAGTTGCTTCTGTTAGTAAATATAAAGAGGTTGTTAAAACAGAAGCTGTTATCCGTCCAGCAGGTGAACTGCGAATTGTTCAAGCAGCAACAGAAGGTCAAATTATAGGAATTTCAGTTCAAGAAAATCAACCTATTAAAAAAGGAGATGTTATAGCCACTATTGACGACTCCCGCCTGCAAACTAAAAAAAGTCAACTGCAAAGCAGTATTCAACAAGCAAAGTTACAACTTTTTCAAATTAACTCCCAAATTCGCGCTCTCAACAATCAAATCCATGCTGAAACTGACCGTATAAACCGCACTATTGCTTCTGCTGAAGCTGAACTGAGTGGGCGCGTTCGATCGTACCAAGATAAAAGAATGACTACTGTTGCAGAAGTTCAAGAAGCTGAAGCAAATGTTGGCATCTCTGAAGAGGATTTACGCAAGGCTCATGCAGAGTTAAGATCGGCGCAAGCAAATTTAAATGCGGCTAGGTCAGCTTTGATAGCTGCACGCTCCAAACAAAATCGATATGAAATGGCGGCTAAAGTAGGAGCGCTATCAAAAGACCAGTTAGAAGAAGCACAACTCGCTGCTAGCCAACAAGAACAAGCAGTGGAAGGACACAAAGCAGCTGTTGAAGCACAAAAACAAACTATTGCTCGCCTCGAACAAGCTGTTTCTGCGTCTATTGCTAGAAGCCAAAAAGTAAAAGTCGCTTTAAATCCCAGCCAATCAGAAATCGCGATCGCAACAGAACGTATTGCCCAAGAAAAAGCAGCCGGAAAAGCTAGCTTGGCTACATTGGATAAAGAACGCCAAGCTCTGATAGCACAAAGGATTGAAGCCCAAAAACAGTTAGATCGCGATGTCCGCGAATTGCAACAAGTGGGAATGGATATCAGACAAACAATTATCACAGCCCCATCTGACGGGACTATCTTCAAACTCAGCTTGCGGAACTCCAGTCAAACCGTGCGCTCGGGAGAAGAAATTGCCCAAATTGCTCCGAGCAACTCAAAACTAGTCGCTAAGAGTTCGGTCAGTGCAGAGGAAGTGAGTAAAGTCAAAGTTGGCCAACAAGTTCACCTGCGGATATCTGCGTGTCCTCATCCAGATTACGGTACTCTAAAAGGAAAAGTCACAGCTATTTCTCCAGATGCCATCTCCCCTCAAGCCCAAGGTGCTAACTCCAATAGTGGCACTACAGCTAGCAAGATGGTAACGGGTGGTGCTTTCTACGAGGTTAGTATAGAACCAGAAAACTTGGTGCTAGCTCAAGGCAAAAGTCAATGCCTCATAACTTTGGGCATGCAAGGCAGAGCAGATATTATCTCTCGAGAAGAAACTGTATTACAATTCTTCATGAGAAAGGCAAAATTAATTGCTGATTTTTAA